A section of the Hevea brasiliensis isolate MT/VB/25A 57/8 chromosome 17, ASM3005281v1, whole genome shotgun sequence genome encodes:
- the LOC110644219 gene encoding protein C2-DOMAIN ABA-RELATED 4, producing MAESPSPSLSLMDSLLGLLRIRIKRGVNLAVRDVRSSDPYVVVKMGRQKLKTRIINKDVNPEWNEDLTLSVTDPNLPVKLTVYDHDTFSKDDKMGDAEISIKAFIEALRMNVGGLPNGTIITREQPSRQNCLAEESCVSYTDGKVIQDMCLRLRNVECGEVEIQLQWIDLPGSKGL from the exons ATGGCAGAATCACCATCGCCATCATTGTCGTTGATGGATAGTCTTCTGGGTTTGCTCAGAATTCGCATCAAACGCGGCGTCAACCTCGCCGTTCGTGATGTTCGTAGCAGCGATCCATATGTCGTCGTCAAGATGGGCAGACAG AAACTGAAGACTCGTATAATAAACAAGGATGTTAATCCAGAGTGGAATGAGGATTTAACTCTTTCTGTTACAGATCCTAATCTTCCAGTCAAGCTG ACTGTGTATGATCATGACACATTTAGCAAAGATGATAAAATGGGAGATGCAGAGATTAGTATCAAAGCATTCATAGAGGCCTTAAGGATGAATGTGGGAGGACTTCCTAATGGTACCATAATCACAAGAGAACAACCTAGCAGGCAAAATTGCTTGGCTGAAGAAAGCTGCGTCTCCTATACTGACGGTAAGGTGATTCAAGATATGTGCCTCAGATTAAGAAATGTAGAATGTGGTGAAGTGGAAATCCAACTCCAATGGATTGACCTTCCTGGTTCCAAGGGTTTATAA
- the LOC110644223 gene encoding protein C2-DOMAIN ABA-RELATED 4-like yields the protein MKESPSPSLLLMDSLLGLLRIRVKRGVNLAVRDVRSSDPYVVVKMGRQILKTRVIKKDVNPEWNEDLTLSVTDSNLPVKLTVYDHDTFSKDDNMGDAEISIKAFIEALRMNVGGLPNGTIITREQPTRQNCLAEETCISYNDGKVIQNMFLRLRNVECGELEIQLQWIDLPGSKGL from the exons atgaaagaatcgCCATCTCCGTCGTTGTTGTTGATGGATAGTCTTCTGGGTTTGCTCAGAATTCGCGTCAAACGCGGAGTCAACCTCGCCGTTCGTGATGTACGTAGCAGCGATCCATATGTCGTCGTCAAGATGGGCAGACAG ATACTGAAGACTCGTGTGATAAAGAAGGATGTTAATCCAGAGTGGAATGAGGATTTAACTCTTTCTGTTACAGATTCTAATCTTCCAGTCAAGCTG ACTGTGTATGATCATGACACATTTAGCAAAGATGACAACATGGGAGATGCAGAGATTAGTATCAAAGCATTCATAGAGGCCTTAAGGATGAATGTGGGAGGCCTTCCAAATGGCACCATAATCACAAGAGAACAACCTACCAGGCAAAATTGCTTGGCTGAAGAAACCTGCATCTCTTATAATGATGGTAAGGTGATTCAAAATATGTTCCTCAGATTAAGAAATGTGGAATGTGGTGAATTGGAAATCCAACTCCAATGGATTGACCTTCCTGGTTCCAAGGGTTTGTAA